A window of Hymenobacter siberiensis genomic DNA:
GTGGGGTCGCCCTTTTTTACGTGGCGTTCCGGAATGCCGTGGTAGCTGAACACCACGTGGTCGTAGTGCTGCTTGTCCATCTCAGCCCGGCCCCGCGCCACGATGGTGGCAATAAAGCCCGGGTCGGTAGCAAACTGGCTGATAAAGCTGATGCTGGGCACCACCCACCAGTCTTTCACAATGTCCATCACCTTCTCCTGCACCGAGCCCGTGCTGGCCGACGCATACTGCGGAAACAGCGGCAGCACGATGATGCGCTCCACGTTGGCCGCACGCAGCTCTTCCAGCGCCTTCTCCACGCTGGGCTTTTGGTAGCGCATGCCGAAGGCTACCACGTAGTGCTCGCCCAGGGCAGCCTGCACTTTCTCCTGCAAATCAAGCCCGTGGAAGAGCAGGGGCGAGCCGCGCTCCGTCCACAGCTCCTTGTAAATCTTGGCCGATTTGGGGGCCCGCAACGGCACCACCAGCCCCTGAAACAGCGGGTAGCGAATGGCCGCCGGCATGTCAACCACGCGGCCATCGGTCAGAAATTCGTTGAGGTAGCGGCGCACGTCGGGCGTGTTGGGCGAGTCGGGCGTGCCGAGGTTGACGAGCAGCACGCCGATGCGGGCGTTGGGGGAAGTAGTGGAATTCATTGGGGCAAAGTTCGGGGTTGTACCGTGGATGTAGCGCGGACTTTTAGTCCGCGAGTGAACTGCTCAACTCGCGGACTAAAAGTCCGCACTACATTCATTCGTTCAGCAACCGGCTCACTCCAAACATGGTTTTGGTCACAGCAGCATAAGCCCGATTTCAGCCCTTTTCTAGCTTTTCCGCCCCGCAAGCCGTACCTTTGCGGCCCTGATTATCAAACCCATCCATCGTGAACCCCGAAACTAAACCCCATCGCGCCGGCTTTGTGAGCATCATTGGCAAACCCAATGTGGGCAAGTCCACGCTCATGAATGCGCTGGTGGGCGAGCGGCTCAGCATCGTCACGAGCAAGGCCCAGACCACGCGCCACCGCATTCTGGGTATCCTCAACGGCGATGATTTTCAGCTGATTTATTCCGACACGCCCGGCATTATTCAGCCCAAATACGAGCTGCACAACGCCATGATGTCGTTCGTGTACTCGTCGCTCGAAGATGCCGACGTGGTGCTCTTCGTAACCGACATCTACGAGAAGCACGACGAAGAGCCCGTAGTGGAGCGCCTGCGCAAAATGACGGACACGCCCATCATCCTGCTTGTCAACAAAATTGACCAGGCCAACCAGGAGGAAGTGGAGTCCAAGCTGGCCTACTGGAAAGAGCAACTGCCCAACGCCGCTGAAGTGCTGCCCATTTCGGCCCTCAACCATTTCGGCACCGACGGTGTGTTGCAGCTGGTGATGGAGCGCCTGCCCGTGCACCCGCCCTATTACCCCAAGGATGAGCTAACCGACAAGCCGGAGCGTTTTTTTGCCGCCGAAATGGTG
This region includes:
- the hemH gene encoding ferrochelatase, coding for MNSTTSPNARIGVLLVNLGTPDSPNTPDVRRYLNEFLTDGRVVDMPAAIRYPLFQGLVVPLRAPKSAKIYKELWTERGSPLLFHGLDLQEKVQAALGEHYVVAFGMRYQKPSVEKALEELRAANVERIIVLPLFPQYASASTGSVQEKVMDIVKDWWVVPSISFISQFATDPGFIATIVARGRAEMDKQHYDHVVFSYHGIPERHVKKGDPTNYCRFGSCCDTLTPANQYCYRAQCFATSRLVAAGLGLAPEQYTVAFQSRLQSRLRDPWLQPYTDEALKPMPAKGIKHVLAFSPAFVADCLETTIEVGEEFKELFEEAGGVHWQLVPSLNSEPQWVEAVADMLRRN
- the era gene encoding GTPase Era, coding for MNPETKPHRAGFVSIIGKPNVGKSTLMNALVGERLSIVTSKAQTTRHRILGILNGDDFQLIYSDTPGIIQPKYELHNAMMSFVYSSLEDADVVLFVTDIYEKHDEEPVVERLRKMTDTPIILLVNKIDQANQEEVESKLAYWKEQLPNAAEVLPISALNHFGTDGVLQLVMERLPVHPPYYPKDELTDKPERFFAAEMVREKIFKLYKKEIPYSCEVVIEEFKEEEDIIRIRGIIYVERNSQKGIVIGQGGVALKKVGTWAREEMEKFFQKKVFLEMYVKVNENWRTDAKALSRFGYQ